From the genome of Nicotiana sylvestris chromosome 1, ASM39365v2, whole genome shotgun sequence:
atattttttgaattttgtattTGAACTTCATTACTTTCAGCGACGAAGCCGGAATTTCATTTTTTCTCCCAAAACTTATTCACTAGTTAAAAAGTGAGATCTCTGCAATTTTGACCAGTTTGTACACATCTATATCATTTAATTAGAAAAAAGTTatctaagtatttttttttgcTTATGTTAAATTTGAATTATCATCTCCTATAGCTTAACGTTCTATCTTTCCGCGTATATATGCCTAGTGAATCGCAGCTAAGACTTAAAGATAATTGATATTCAACGTGGTAATAACTTAATTTTTGGCTGTCATTCTAGAACAGCTCTCCCCCTTTgaccattttccttttttttttttctaagaaAATTTGGAATTTAATCAAACCTTTCATTTTTCCCCCGCCTTTGAAACGTAAACCATAAGTCTAATAAATATCCTAATTATTATTCAAAACATACAAATAAAAAACAGAATATAACAAAAAATCTACTTGGATTTCTGGACCAATTACAAAAGAAAAGATTAGTCACTCAACCAATAGTTTTTCAACATTTGTAAGTAACAATTTCATGCGTAACGGCCCACCGTAATAATACACTACTACTAGTCATCCTCAATTATTATaacaacacaaaaaaaaaattaaattcattCTACAGTTTTTTCataaaaaggagagagaaagtagataaaaaagaaataaaaagaggaagaaaaaaaaaaaaaaaaaccactaGTTTCGCCCCTTTTTCAGTGCTTTAACCCAAAAACTCTTATTCACAACTTTATTTTTTCCTTTACCAGCAATTCTCcaacttcttcttcatcttctacCTTACAAATTTTCCTTACCATAAAACCAACGTAAAATTCTCTGTACCTTAAAAGACACAAACCTTTTTTTGCCCTTCTTGTTTTTGTACTTATTTTTTTAATGGAATTGATTGAAGCAAGAGCATTAAAATCCAGTTTTCTTTCAGACATGGCCATGAAAACTAGCCAACAAGTTTTTCTTGATGATATATGGTGTGTAGCCGGTATTAATAACGTACCAAGTGATGATTTTTCAGTTGATGACCTTTTGGACTTTTCTGACAAAGATTTCAAAGATGGCCAATCTTTACAAGAATTGCATGAAGATGATGAAAAAGACTCTTTTTCTGGCTCTTCACAACACAGAAATTCTCAAGTTTCAAACTTTTCATGCATGGATAGTTTTTCTGGCGAACTTCCTGTTCCGGTAACAATTTATGGCCAAATTTGCaatttttttggtttatttttgtaaattttggatttttatgtGAAACCTATTTCAACAGGTTGATGAATTGGAGAATCTTGAGTGGTTATCACAGTTTGTGGATGATTCCACGTCGGAATTTTCCTTGTTGTGTCCTGCCGGCAGTTTCAAGGACAAAACCGGTGGTTTTCAAGTTTCCCGGTCTGAACCGGTTGTTAGACCGGTTGTTCAGAAACTGAAAGTTCCATGTTTTCCTTTACCGGTTGTTCAGAAACCGAGAACCAAGCGGTCCAGACCGGCTGGAAGAAAATGGTCCTTTTCGTCACCAACAGTTTCAGCAGACTCGTGTTCACCTACCTCTTCATCATACGGTTCATCACCGTTTCCTTCGGTTTTATTCTCGAACCCGGTTCTAGACGGCGACTTGTTTTGTAGCGTAGAAAAACCGCCGTTGAAAAAGCCGAAAAAGTTTTCCACAGCAGAGACCGGTTCGGGGCGTCGGTGTACTCATTGCCAGGTCCAAAAAACACCCCAGTGGCGAGCCGGTCCGTTGGGTCCAAAAACATTGTGCAACGCTTGTGGTGTTAGGTACAAATCCGGTCGGCTTTTTCCGGAATATAGACCGGCTTGTAGTCCGACTTTTTCTCAGGAAGTTCACTCGAATAGTCACCGGAAAGTTTTAGAAATGCGGCGGAAGAAGGAGAGCGGTGAGGTTGTTGACTCCGGTCTAGCTACTATGATTTCAACTTGTTGAGTTTACGAATGGAAGAGAACCCGGTTCATTCCGAAGCGGTCTAAAATGGTCTAGTGCGGCTGCGGTCCGAATGGGAAAATTTTGGTAAATTGTGGGTTGTAGGAGGGTAGACATAGAAATGTAACGTATTTTAGGGAGGTTATTGTAATTCTtacttttagttttttttttctattctcTTTTGTAGTATAAAATCTAATTCATTTGCAGTTTAGTGGTCAATCTTATAGGAACTATTCATTTGTTTTTAAATTTGTCTTGATTAGGTTGGAACAATTCAAAACGGTTGAGCGGTTTCTGACAACGGGTGAAAATCAACTTGCTCATATTTTACCTAGCCTTAAATTAAGAATTTAAAATGAATATCAATGTACATCACAAAAGAATAATTCTCCCTACGCCAAAGTAAGGAATAATTATTGCGGCACAAAGTACAACAATAATCTTAGTTAGTTTTTGGATAtaaatttgattgaaacttaaaaaaagtagtttttaagttatgttgaaaaataatttttaaaggagaatctatacccgttttttgggtcacgttttaacttgtgttcgctttgcaaaaaaaattgcaagcgtacccacttcttcgcgtaacttcagcatactgggctgaagtagcaaaggcaatcacgcaaaacttcagcattctagtagacgggcctgaaatatgctgaagttttgtttgtaattgctgaacttaagtatagtagctgaagttttgttctctatttgctgaagtttttgtttgtaattgtgcTAAATAAGCAGAAATGTTTtagtcctggattcattagttttgtcattaaactTTAGCACtaaaaagctgaagtttttttgtcctagatcattagttttgtcattaagttttttcaaaaacttcagcagaagatgctgaagttatttagttcatttgtaaaaacttcagcactatataaactgaagttttttgaaaaaactttctaacatactagataaataatcagattgtcaacagtatctaaatcataaattttggaaacaataaacgtgaaaagaacagaattatcattgTCAACTAACTTACGTACgtgaaaatattcacaaattattgtctactaacttatgtaattatttataatttatttttaaataatctgataaacatatttatgacaattatcccatgaactgaagtttaaTAGCAACACTTGCATCattagaagaaagaagaagaaaaagaagaagaagaagaaaacgaaggaggagaacgAGGAGGAGGAAGGggggctgaaattgtttaaaaagtgggtacaagttaaaactttttaaaaaaatgggtataggttaaatgggggcgaccaaatagggcaccCCGTGCAAGatgaagttgtgtttggacatgtatCTTATTGGAAGAAAAGTTAAAGTTTTGTGAATGAAAGAAAAGTTTTAACCCAAATCTGCTTTTGCCAACTtggaaattttgaattttttttttcaaaacatgatCATATTTTATGAACAAATAATGTTTTTaacttttttaaataaaaaattaagcCAAATTCTTTTGCCAAATGGAAGCTTAGCATGTGCTATTATAAACGTGGGTTTATTTGGAACAATAACTTTTTAGTgtaaaattattgaaaatattGAACGTAAAActcaaacaaaaaataaaacaattcgGTATACGGAGTATTCTGCGTTTATGCAAGGTTAGAAGAAGAACTGTAATCCAAGGAGATGTGATGTAGGTAATATATCCTCATGCAAGCATCAATGATTGATTCCATAGGTCGAACCCAGTGGCGGCCACTCTTCGttgaaaaattacactgtatatataagtaaaatattagattttaatggtatataacatatattcaACACCATTTATCTTGAATTTTTTTAACTTATTTCAAGTTTGAATGCCCTAAATGAAATTTTTGACTTCGCCACTGGTCAAACCCGTGACCTACCATAATGCAAGTATCAATAACTGATTATATAACTCgaatttttaatttatatatacatcACACAAAGATAACattattatttcaagtttgaaACTCAAAAGTTAAAATTGTGTGTAAAGGCTTCATTTAGTTTTTGTCTTTTAGAATAAAGGTGGGCATTTCGGTTTGGTTATAAATATTATCGGTTTTGCTTATCGGTTATCGatttacaaatatcataacccgataaccaaaccgataagatattgcTTATCGTTATCGGTTAATCGAttatcgatcattatcggttcggttatcagtttacctgataagataaaacaactaaaatAGTTTCGCAATGTATAAAACCATTTCAGTATAAAACTGTTTTATAGGATTTGCAATGTATAAAACAGTTTCGATAAAATCAGTGTTCTTAAGATCTTCTTTGTTGAAACGACTAGCAGTAAATCTTTGTGCATTGATATCTACTTTTTTACTCTAGTAAAGAATTATGTATATAGATTAAAAAGTGTATTAGTTatgaaatacaaattttataataACTGATACAAGATAACTTTGTAACAGCTCAACAATTAAAGCACACTTACGCCGGCCTAAGTCTTGACGGACTGACTGGTGAGGGCGTGAGGCGGAGAAACTTAGAAAGACTAGGGAAATAAAAGAATGATCTATGAATTATGAAACCCTAGTATGTATATATTTAAGGGTAAACTAGTAAATTAGTTAatccttattgggttatcggttttacccaaTAACAGAATTGCCAAACCGAGCCCGAACTAATAAcccaataaaaataaaatttaacctGTTATCGAACCGTTATCCTaataacccaataccgataactCAATAAATAATTAACGGTTCGGTTATCAGTTTTACCtgatatatgcccacccctatTTTAGAACACTGATTTAGAACCGTCAACATCTCTTGTTGATCTGTTAATTTAGTGATCAaacattatatttatttataaattGAGAAGTacgaaaaagaaggaaaaacagaGAGGAAAATTCAATGCTTTTGGTCAGTGTGTGGTTACTTATCCTCTGCCAAATTCGTAACGTTAAGGCAAAGTGTAGGACGTGGGTAAGTGGGGGCCCATTTTGTATTTACGTCATTAGGTGGGTTGGAGCCCACTAACGGGGGTGTGGTGCGTGGTATATATACCACTTTTGGTGTGTTTTGAAATATCTCTATAATTATTAACACTCATCAGTAATGACTTGTGACCACTTTTAATGGTTGCTGACTCACCACTATTCTTTTCTCTCCAATTAAAACGACTCAAATTAAAACTATACCATATATTCGCTCCCACAAATAATAACCgataaaatatattatttttgacttattaatatataatatatacatattttttgaatatttaaCTAGCAGATGTAATTATTTTTTCCACTGGCCATATGCAACTTGCCTTTTTTTTggacttcattttcttgggccttATCATGGGTTTTGGATGATGGGCTAATTGGGCTGGGTCAGAAAGATAAAACAGATGGTCCATCCATCATGCTGGACTTATGGGGTAAAAACTTAGAAGAATTAATTCATATAGTCACCCACTCAAccaattaaactaaaaatagctgaTTGAGGTATAATGTATGATTATATGTGTATACTTATATATAATTAAtgtataattttatatatatgaCTAGAAAAAATAAACAATGAATATCGCTGGCTATTTGTGTAAGAACAAAAACTTACGGGTATTCCAGGTTTATATCCAACAAAAAAAATGCAAGACAATATATATTATTTAACCATGGTTAGTGacagtggcggaggcaggatctccacgaagggggttcaaaattTATTTTTGTATCTAGTGGAAATTGAACTcatgaccttatgtagattttgaacccccttgaccactaaactacacttttggattgtgttaaggaggttcaaaacttaatatatagaggtaaaaaatagattttgccttatatatacagtgtatttTTTCGGCAAAGGGGGTTCGGGTGAACCCCTTgcgcccccctaaatccgcccctggtaAGTGATAACTATGTGTGTGAAAACATGTATTGTATATTTATTGCATTGATTTAAACATTGCAAAGAATAAATTTTTACCGTATTTAGCCATATACATgtggagaaaaaaaagaaagaaacaagtGCCAATGGGTGATCAATAAGGTCCATGGCCTAGGTTGGTGACCTCTATTTGCACTTTGTGAGGGGTGCTCGCCTAAGGGCGACTCAAGTGGTTGAGTCTACGTCATAATTTGTGGTAGCAGGTCCTGCGTTTGCTCGGTctctaccaaaaaaaaaagataaaatattaCATGCAGCCGATGCTCACATCAAATCAATTAATGCAAAATATGTGTCATCCATATAAATTATAGCAGTTAATCATAGTTAATTTATAAGTATATATTTTTACAGTTATttttatctgaaaattaaattatttgatTTGATATGGGGCGAAGAAAATAGTGCTCAAAGAAGCATAGGTGGCATGTCATGTGGACATGTGAAGTGGTGGAGTGGTTAGGAATCATTAAGGACGTGCTAACTGTAATGAAAGAATATGGGCTTCTTCTGCCCATAACTGTCGTTTTCCTAAGTATTTTTATCCAATCATTAATTATTTTTGGGGTTAAGAAAGAAATTAATATACAGTGGATTGCTAGCTGTGATATCTCATCGACCCGTATATTAAATTACCAATCCTATACCATACTTAATTAAGGGTCTAATTAATAGGCagtttttactccttaattaaaggtatCCATATATCTcacgtttctctctccccttAATTCCTAAGATCTGACCAGCGTCATTTCGCCCCTcccatttctttctcttctccattccttcttcttctcaaaaaataCAGAGATGGAAATTGCAATTTTGTTACGTACGAAATAGTAGGGCCCACGCTTTCCTATTtcttttcggattcaaaatcatatTCTTATGGTTTTACGACATAGAGCTACTGCCTTCACCAAATATTGAAGAtaaatcttcaaagttcatacacacatttaccttcaactttaaattttctcaatgaagaagaacaaaccttcaaagagataaaagagcaacaattccaccattgacaaccattaaaaagctttgaatctttgaattcaaatttgggttttcaaaaatcattatttgttttgattgggtgttgttgtaaataattgggaatatgttttggagtttatatctcaattttgaggggttttggtgaagatttagacttggttttggctgaattgtagattgaaactcgaagaagaaaaagaagaagaagaagacatattgcagaaattgtagataaattgtagttacaGTTGGATTGATCAGAATTTGAACTAAATACATCTTCGCAcatattgactacaaaatttttCTCTTCATCTACAAATATACTACAAATCAATTTTAAGCATGTATAAAGCAGTATTATTTGTAAGGGTATCTAcataattactacatttatactacaattaaactacaatctatgttgaaaatctacaaattatctacaaactgggtacattgaattttaatatctcaattcccattcaattgtagcataattggaatttttgacataattgcgttttttcagaagatttgtagaagttttagtcgtttttgatgtgtgaaaacagaaaacaaagcacgtacaattagaatacaaataatctacaatttatctacaaaatatctacaaactgggtgcattaaatttttatatcccaattcacatccaattgtagcataattgtgatttttgacataattgcgttttttcagaagatttgtagaaattttagcagttttttatttatgaaaacagaaaataaagcatctacaatcagaatacaaataatctacaatttaactacaatttatctacaatttctgcaatatgtcttcttcttcttcttcttcttcttcttcttcttcttcttcttcttcttcttcttcttcttcttcttcgagtttcaatctgaaattcagtcaaaatcaagtctaatcttcaccaaaacccctcaaaattgagatataaactccaaaccatattcccgattattttcaacaacaccaaatccaaacaaataatgatttttgaaaactcaaatttgaattcaaagcttccaagcctttttaatggctatcaatagtggaaaatatatggaagaacaaatgaagatgaagatgaagaacaaaAATCTCCTTTCCGTTCAAAACTTGAATTTAATGTAGACTCAATCAATCGCAAGATTTTTTCCTGATTTTTAGCGCGTTAATTATGGAAGATTTTGCCCAATTAATCGTGTATTAAACAAATGGTACAGAAATTGTAGGAAAACTGTGGACTGGGCGGGTAATTTACATAGTATGCACATATTTAGTAATAAaatttcatatatggtatagttaGGAAAAAATTCCTATCTCATTTTTGACTAATATGGGAGCCTTAATAGGCTGAGGTTATTCGGTTTTTATTGTTATTGATTGGTTTTCGTACGCAAAGAAT
Proteins encoded in this window:
- the LOC104248078 gene encoding GATA transcription factor 5-like, encoding MELIEARALKSSFLSDMAMKTSQQVFLDDIWCVAGINNVPSDDFSVDDLLDFSDKDFKDGQSLQELHEDDEKDSFSGSSQHRNSQVSNFSCMDSFSGELPVPVDELENLEWLSQFVDDSTSEFSLLCPAGSFKDKTGGFQVSRSEPVVRPVVQKLKVPCFPLPVVQKPRTKRSRPAGRKWSFSSPTVSADSCSPTSSSYGSSPFPSVLFSNPVLDGDLFCSVEKPPLKKPKKFSTAETGSGRRCTHCQVQKTPQWRAGPLGPKTLCNACGVRYKSGRLFPEYRPACSPTFSQEVHSNSHRKVLEMRRKKESGEVVDSGLATMISTC